A single Bacillus sp. OxB-1 DNA region contains:
- the cyoE gene encoding heme o synthase yields the protein MSNGRTISTAVKPEVETASAFKDFLALIKIGIVNSNLITTFTGLFLAFRFTGRGFLHNLDLLVYAIAGTGLIIAGSAALNNLIDRDIDPIMSRTKSRPTVTGRFKAPAVLALALTFIVLGEILLFSASMQAGLWGLAGVFSYVVLYSMWSKRKHVANTIVGSISGAIPPLIGWAAVEPSLGPGAWALFLIMFIWQPPHFYALAMRRTEEYRAANIPMLPVVKGFARTKKSMLGWVLLLLPLPLLLMPLGMGFIVLATLLNLGWLFLAVRGFKAEDDLKWATSMFIYSLNYMTILFVAMIIFSIFI from the coding sequence ATGTCAAACGGTCGAACTATTTCGACGGCGGTCAAACCGGAAGTGGAAACGGCATCGGCTTTCAAGGATTTCCTTGCACTCATCAAAATCGGAATCGTCAATTCAAATCTGATTACGACTTTCACCGGACTATTCCTAGCATTTCGATTTACTGGCAGAGGCTTTCTGCACAATCTTGATCTGCTTGTCTATGCGATTGCTGGAACGGGGTTGATCATCGCCGGGTCTGCGGCGCTGAATAATCTGATTGATCGCGATATCGATCCGATCATGTCAAGGACAAAATCGAGACCGACTGTGACAGGCCGCTTTAAAGCACCGGCTGTTTTGGCACTCGCACTCACGTTCATAGTTCTCGGTGAAATACTTCTGTTCTCCGCATCCATGCAAGCAGGCCTTTGGGGTCTTGCAGGGGTGTTCAGTTACGTTGTTCTCTACTCGATGTGGTCGAAGCGGAAGCACGTCGCCAATACGATTGTCGGGAGCATCTCCGGTGCAATCCCGCCGTTGATCGGTTGGGCAGCAGTTGAGCCTTCGCTTGGACCCGGAGCATGGGCGCTGTTCCTGATTATGTTCATCTGGCAGCCGCCGCATTTCTACGCGTTGGCGATGCGTCGGACGGAGGAGTACCGGGCCGCGAATATTCCGATGCTGCCGGTTGTTAAAGGATTTGCCAGGACAAAGAAGTCGATGCTTGGCTGGGTGCTTTTGCTGTTGCCCTTGCCACTCTTGCTTATGCCTTTGGGAATGGGTTTCATAGTTCTTGCAACGTTGCTGAACCTTGGATGGCTTTTCCTTGCCGTTAGAGGCTTTAAGGCAGAAGATGATTTGAAATGGGCGACTTCCATGTTCATCTATTCACTGAACTACATGACAATCCTGTTTGTAGCGATGATCATCTTTTCTATCTTTATCTAA
- a CDS encoding YlaN family protein — MDTDLQETYQEKALKQLQADADKIAQLIKVQMDHLTMPQCPLYEEVLDTQMYGLSREIEFAVKLGLIERHKGNEILSLLEKEMTVLHELYTKK; from the coding sequence ATGGATACGGATTTGCAAGAGACATACCAAGAGAAGGCTTTGAAACAGCTTCAAGCTGATGCCGATAAGATCGCCCAACTGATTAAGGTGCAAATGGACCATCTGACAATGCCGCAGTGCCCTTTATATGAAGAAGTCCTCGATACCCAAATGTACGGGCTATCCCGTGAAATTGAATTTGCGGTGAAACTCGGGCTCATTGAAAGGCATAAAGGGAATGAAATCCTGTCCCTGCTCGAAAAAGAGATGACGGTCCTGCACGAATTATATACAAAAAAATAA
- a CDS encoding YlaH-like family protein: MSATVKETEFVFNRMSGISHFIYEVAPSYTVAGYILFASVFLMSAIVYHLGFAKKLKPLQNLIIYIFLFLGCLILTFLAFFLPIVEGLIVAALILIIYRVRRLNEHKEDSVAS; the protein is encoded by the coding sequence ATGAGTGCTACGGTTAAGGAGACAGAGTTCGTCTTCAACCGCATGTCGGGAATTTCGCATTTTATCTATGAAGTGGCGCCTTCCTACACAGTTGCGGGCTATATTCTGTTTGCCTCTGTATTCCTCATGTCGGCTATCGTTTATCATCTTGGCTTTGCAAAGAAGCTCAAACCGCTTCAAAACTTGATCATCTATATTTTCCTGTTCCTTGGATGCCTCATTTTGACGTTTTTAGCTTTCTTCCTTCCTATCGTGGAAGGGCTGATTGTCGCGGCGCTTATCTTAATCATCTATCGCGTCCGCAGGCTGAATGAACACAAAGAAGACTCCGTCGCATCGTAA
- a CDS encoding FtsW/RodA/SpoVE family cell cycle protein, whose translation MKLYIRRLLKHFDFPLFFTYLILCLFGLVMIYSASMGAAVNRYEYASDHYYRRQLINLAIAIPAFFMAAFFPYKNYKRKKLMIVSVIGMLCLLFSVHFIGSGDHVGANSWIKTPLGNIQPSEVAKLVIIVYFASVFAKKYEAGTIDNINKSIGPPILILVLAIVSIMFETDIGTAFIIIIGSLSVLAASGIKKKTFMKLSGIVTMAMIPVALIIFVAWDFVMTDSRKGRLLSFLNPFDYLQGSGYQIANGYIAIGAGGVKGLGLGNSVQKMGYLPEPQTDVIMAVISEELGVFGSLIVIGGLGFIVLRALYVALQAKDPHARMLAAGIGSVIGIQTFVNLGGLTGLIPLTGVPLPFISYGGTSVILLSLSLGILMNVSIFTKYEKTKRRGSAL comes from the coding sequence ATGAAACTATATATAAGGCGCTTATTGAAGCATTTTGATTTTCCTCTGTTTTTTACCTATCTGATCCTTTGCCTGTTCGGGCTCGTCATGATCTACAGCGCGAGTATGGGAGCTGCTGTGAATCGGTATGAGTATGCTTCAGATCATTATTACAGGAGACAGCTCATTAATCTTGCAATCGCGATACCCGCTTTCTTCATGGCCGCCTTTTTTCCGTATAAAAACTATAAAAGAAAAAAATTGATGATTGTTTCCGTGATCGGCATGCTCTGTCTCCTGTTCTCGGTCCATTTCATCGGATCGGGGGATCACGTCGGAGCGAATAGCTGGATCAAGACACCGTTAGGCAATATCCAGCCATCCGAAGTGGCGAAGCTTGTAATCATCGTCTATTTTGCGAGTGTCTTTGCAAAGAAATATGAAGCCGGTACGATAGATAATATTAACAAATCGATCGGACCGCCTATTTTGATTCTCGTTCTTGCTATCGTCTCGATCATGTTTGAGACGGATATCGGGACAGCTTTCATTATTATTATCGGTTCGCTCTCCGTCCTGGCCGCAAGCGGAATCAAGAAAAAGACTTTCATGAAGTTAAGTGGAATTGTAACGATGGCCATGATTCCCGTTGCTTTGATCATTTTTGTTGCATGGGATTTCGTCATGACGGACTCGAGAAAAGGCCGGTTGCTGTCTTTCTTGAATCCATTCGATTATTTGCAAGGGTCCGGCTATCAAATTGCGAACGGATATATTGCGATTGGTGCAGGAGGGGTAAAAGGACTAGGTCTAGGGAATTCTGTCCAAAAAATGGGGTATTTACCCGAACCGCAGACAGATGTCATTATGGCTGTCATTTCAGAAGAGCTTGGTGTGTTCGGATCCCTTATTGTAATTGGGGGACTCGGCTTTATCGTTCTCCGTGCACTCTACGTTGCCCTACAGGCGAAAGACCCACATGCGCGGATGCTGGCAGCCGGAATCGGCAGTGTGATCGGCATTCAGACGTTTGTCAACCTAGGGGGCTTGACAGGGCTGATTCCTCTTACCGGCGTCCCTCTGCCATTTATAAGTTATGGCGGAACCTCTGTTATTCTGTTATCTTTATCTTTAGGAATATTGATGAATGTGTCAATATTCACTAAATATGAAAAAACGAAAAGAAGAGGGAGTGCCTTGTGA
- the typA gene encoding translational GTPase TypA, which translates to MSNVRNDLRNIAIIAHVDHGKTTLVDQLLKQSGIFRSNEHVDERAMDSNDIERERGITILAKTTAVEYKDKKINILDTPGHADFGGEVERILKMVDGVILVVDSYEGCMPQTRFVLKKALEENLKPIVVVNKIDREFARPEEVVDEVLELFIELDANDEQLEFPVVYASGFNGTASLSPDPADQEDTLRVLYDAIIEHIPAPVDNRDEPLQFQVSLLDYNDYVGRIGIGRIFRGTMKVGQQVSVMKRDGSLKNFRVTKMSGFLGLKRIEIQEAFAGDLVAVSGMEDIDVGETICPVDHPEALPSLHIDEPTLQMTFLVNNSPFAGKEGKWVTARKIEERLEQQLQTDVSLRVEPTDSPDAWTVSGRGELHLSILIENMRREGFELQVSKPSVIVREIDGVKSEPVERVQIDIPEEHTGSIIESIGERKGEMLDMINNGNGQVRLIFLVPARGLIGYTTEFLTLTRGYGILNHTFDSYKPMASGKVGGRRHGVLVSMENGTATPYGIMQLEDRGTMFVEAGTEIYAGMIVGENTRDNDLTINLTKAKQATNVRSATKDQTVTTKKPRIMSLEEALQYLDDDEYCEVTPKSIRLRKKILDKNERERIQKKKKLADS; encoded by the coding sequence ATGTCGAACGTACGTAATGATTTACGTAATATAGCAATTATCGCACACGTTGACCACGGAAAAACGACATTGGTTGACCAACTTTTGAAACAATCCGGGATTTTCCGCTCCAATGAGCATGTAGATGAGCGGGCAATGGACTCGAATGATATTGAACGGGAACGTGGAATCACCATTTTGGCGAAAACGACAGCTGTTGAGTATAAAGATAAAAAAATCAATATTTTGGATACACCGGGCCACGCCGATTTCGGGGGAGAGGTGGAACGGATCCTGAAAATGGTGGACGGTGTCATTTTGGTCGTCGACTCGTATGAAGGATGCATGCCGCAAACACGCTTTGTATTGAAGAAGGCGTTGGAAGAGAATTTGAAGCCGATCGTAGTCGTCAATAAAATCGACCGTGAATTTGCGAGGCCTGAAGAAGTCGTCGATGAAGTGTTGGAATTATTCATCGAATTGGATGCGAATGATGAGCAGCTTGAATTCCCAGTTGTTTATGCGTCTGGATTTAACGGAACGGCCAGTCTATCCCCGGACCCGGCTGATCAGGAAGATACGCTCCGCGTACTCTATGACGCCATAATCGAACATATTCCGGCACCGGTCGACAATCGGGATGAACCGCTGCAATTTCAAGTATCTCTTCTCGATTATAACGACTATGTCGGCCGTATCGGTATCGGGCGTATTTTCCGGGGAACGATGAAAGTAGGCCAGCAAGTGTCTGTCATGAAACGGGACGGCTCATTGAAAAACTTCCGGGTGACGAAAATGTCCGGATTCCTTGGGCTAAAACGGATTGAAATCCAAGAGGCCTTCGCAGGAGACTTGGTTGCAGTTTCCGGGATGGAAGATATCGATGTCGGGGAAACGATCTGTCCGGTCGACCATCCGGAAGCTCTTCCATCCCTCCATATCGATGAACCGACGCTGCAAATGACGTTCCTTGTCAACAATAGCCCGTTTGCCGGGAAAGAAGGGAAATGGGTCACGGCACGGAAAATCGAAGAGCGATTGGAACAGCAATTGCAGACGGATGTTTCCCTTCGCGTCGAGCCGACCGACTCCCCGGATGCTTGGACAGTCTCCGGCCGTGGGGAACTTCATTTATCCATCCTGATTGAAAATATGAGACGGGAAGGATTCGAGCTGCAAGTTTCCAAACCGTCTGTGATCGTCAGAGAGATTGACGGAGTGAAATCAGAGCCTGTCGAACGGGTACAGATCGATATTCCAGAAGAGCATACCGGATCAATTATCGAATCCATCGGGGAACGGAAGGGCGAAATGCTCGATATGATCAATAACGGCAATGGCCAAGTCCGCCTCATCTTCCTTGTGCCTGCACGTGGATTGATCGGCTATACGACCGAATTCCTTACATTGACAAGAGGATACGGCATTTTGAACCATACCTTCGATTCTTACAAACCGATGGCGTCCGGAAAAGTGGGGGGCCGCCGACATGGCGTTCTCGTGTCAATGGAAAACGGAACGGCGACGCCTTATGGTATAATGCAGCTAGAGGATCGCGGCACGATGTTTGTGGAAGCGGGAACGGAAATCTACGCTGGTATGATTGTCGGAGAAAATACGCGGGATAATGATTTGACTATCAACTTGACGAAAGCGAAACAAGCGACGAATGTGCGCTCCGCTACAAAGGACCAGACCGTCACGACGAAAAAACCAAGGATCATGTCTCTGGAGGAAGCGTTGCAATACTTGGATGATGACGAGTATTGCGAAGTCACTCCGAAATCCATTAGACTGCGGAAGAAAATCTTGGATAAAAACGAACGCGAACGGATCCAGAAAAAGAAAAAACTTGCCGATTCTTGA
- the coxB gene encoding cytochrome c oxidase subunit II — MMKGLKKWRLFSLLTVLTVFLAGCGQEELSTLLPAGEVGRDQFNLLLLSSAIMLLVIFVVVVIYVISLVRFRRSKLGGDHIPEQVEGSHTLELVWTIIPILLVLILAVPTVYYTYKLGDVAAMDAVDEDGNAENLVVDVTAKLYWWEFEYPDLGIVTAQELVVPTDERVYFNLIAADVKHSFWIPAVGGKLDTNVENVNKFYLVFEKESKGLKDGVFYGKCAELCGPSHALMDFKVKTLPRAEFDQWVASMQATADNQVVANPQGQDVFQQSCIGCHAVSGVGESGAQGPNLATFGDRNRIAGFMDYTEKDLKAWITDTQKHKPGNTMPSFPQLSDAELDALSEYLMGLSVEK, encoded by the coding sequence ATGATGAAAGGACTCAAAAAGTGGCGTCTCTTTTCTCTTTTGACAGTTCTGACAGTGTTCCTTGCCGGGTGTGGACAAGAAGAGCTATCTACGCTCCTTCCCGCCGGTGAAGTCGGAAGAGACCAATTCAATTTGCTGCTATTGTCATCAGCAATTATGTTGCTCGTTATCTTTGTTGTCGTTGTCATCTACGTAATTTCACTCGTTCGTTTCCGACGTTCAAAATTGGGTGGAGATCATATCCCTGAACAAGTAGAGGGGAGCCACACACTTGAACTTGTATGGACGATTATTCCGATCCTCCTTGTTCTGATCCTAGCTGTCCCTACGGTTTATTACACCTACAAGCTCGGGGATGTGGCAGCGATGGATGCTGTAGATGAAGATGGAAATGCGGAAAACCTCGTTGTCGACGTGACAGCAAAACTATATTGGTGGGAATTCGAATATCCTGATCTTGGTATCGTGACGGCTCAGGAATTGGTTGTCCCGACTGATGAAAGAGTGTACTTCAATCTGATTGCAGCGGATGTAAAGCATTCGTTCTGGATTCCAGCGGTCGGTGGTAAGTTGGACACGAACGTTGAAAACGTCAATAAATTTTATTTAGTATTCGAAAAAGAATCAAAAGGTCTTAAAGACGGCGTATTCTACGGAAAATGTGCTGAACTTTGCGGACCATCACACGCACTTATGGATTTCAAAGTGAAAACATTGCCACGCGCTGAATTTGACCAATGGGTAGCTTCCATGCAGGCGACTGCGGATAACCAAGTGGTTGCAAATCCACAAGGTCAGGATGTGTTCCAACAAAGCTGTATCGGATGTCACGCAGTTTCCGGTGTAGGTGAATCCGGTGCGCAAGGGCCGAACCTTGCAACTTTCGGTGACCGTAACCGCATTGCCGGATTCATGGACTACACGGAAAAAGATCTGAAAGCATGGATAACAGATACACAAAAACACAAACCTGGCAACACAATGCCATCATTCCCTCAACTGAGTGATGCGGAACTAGATGCACTTTCCGAGTACCTCATGGGCTTATCCGTTGAAAAATAA
- a CDS encoding YlaI family protein, with protein MRVKCVICDEIGQLPDDLPLAKKLRNRPIHTYMCEQCNDRIAEKTIARIATRNFFFRRSTHPIEKDF; from the coding sequence ATGCGCGTCAAATGTGTCATATGCGACGAAATCGGGCAGCTTCCCGATGACCTTCCATTGGCAAAAAAACTGAGGAACCGCCCGATCCATACGTATATGTGTGAACAGTGCAACGACCGGATTGCGGAAAAGACCATTGCCCGCATTGCGACCAGAAACTTTTTCTTCCGGCGCAGCACCCATCCGATTGAAAAAGATTTTTAA
- a CDS encoding COX15/CtaA family protein — protein MRYNKYLKWFAVASTVGMLLILLGGALVTKTDSGMGCGRHWPGCNGQLIPDEITAEVLIEFSHRLVTGAVGILIVVLAVWSWKSIGHIRETKFLAFMAVFFLILQALIGAAQVLWGQGDFILALHFGISLISFASVLLLTLLIFEVDQKFDTDKIRIGKTLKWHTIGVSIYSYIVIYTGALVRHTNSGLVCADWPLCHNGRFELPGNMYEWVQMGHRAAAALIFIWIGVIAIHAFRHYKDQRAILWGWFIAFLLVTAQVITGMTVILTKLNLYVALLHSLFISLLFGLLTYMVLLVSRAKDSKQ, from the coding sequence TTGCGATATAATAAATATTTAAAATGGTTCGCGGTCGCTTCGACAGTCGGGATGTTGCTGATTCTTCTCGGCGGCGCCCTGGTGACGAAGACGGACAGCGGAATGGGATGCGGACGGCATTGGCCAGGGTGCAACGGCCAACTTATCCCCGATGAAATCACAGCCGAAGTGCTCATCGAGTTTTCCCATCGCCTCGTTACCGGAGCGGTCGGAATTTTAATTGTCGTTTTGGCGGTCTGGTCTTGGAAATCGATCGGCCATATTCGGGAAACCAAATTTTTGGCATTCATGGCTGTTTTCTTCCTGATTTTGCAGGCACTTATCGGAGCAGCTCAAGTGTTATGGGGACAAGGTGACTTCATCCTCGCTCTGCATTTTGGCATCTCGCTCATTTCTTTCGCCTCTGTCCTTCTGTTGACTTTGCTCATTTTCGAGGTGGACCAGAAATTCGATACGGATAAAATCCGTATTGGCAAGACATTGAAATGGCATACAATCGGCGTATCCATCTATTCATATATTGTCATCTATACCGGGGCGCTCGTCCGTCACACAAATTCAGGGCTTGTTTGCGCCGATTGGCCGCTTTGCCACAACGGGCGGTTCGAATTACCGGGCAATATGTATGAATGGGTGCAGATGGGGCATCGTGCCGCCGCAGCTCTCATCTTCATCTGGATCGGTGTCATCGCCATTCATGCATTCCGCCATTACAAGGATCAACGTGCCATCCTATGGGGCTGGTTCATCGCCTTCCTGTTGGTGACGGCGCAAGTGATCACAGGAATGACCGTCATTCTGACCAAGTTGAACCTTTACGTGGCTCTGTTGCATTCCCTGTTCATCTCTTTGCTTTTCGGCCTGTTGACGTATATGGTCCTACTCGTTTCAAGAGCCAAGGACAGCAAACAATAG
- the pyc gene encoding pyruvate carboxylase, with protein sequence MEKIEKILVANRGEIAIRIFRACTELNIPTVGIYSTEDSGSFHRYKADESYLVGKGKKPIDAYLDIEGIIAIAKDSGANAVHPGYGFLAENEEFARRLEEEGIIFIGPTSKHLDMFGDKVKAREQAIQAGIPVIPGSDGPVTSVGDVSQFGEEHGYPIIIKASLGGGGRGMRIVQSADEVFEAYERARSEAKSAFGSDEVYVEKFIKKPKHIEVQILGDSFGNVVHLYERDCSIQRRHQKVVEVAPSISLDDGLRSQICDAAVKLMKNVNYMNAGTVEFLVADGNFYFIEVNPRIQVEHTITEMVTGIDIVHAQIHIADGQNLHEGPSAIPVQAQIPLFGYAIQSRVTTEDPLNDFMPDTGKLMVYRSGGGFGVRLDAGNGFQGAVITPHYDSLLVKVSTWGMTFREAAGKMDRNLQEFRIRGIKTNIPFLENVVKHEKFLTGDYDTGFIDSTPELFLFPHRKDRGTKMLNYIGNVTINGFPGIGKQSKPLFHPARKPKVDLITPAPAGTKQILDEQGAEGLVRWIKNQEDVLLTDTTFRDAHQSLLATRVRTADITSIASESARLMPDLFSYEMWGGATFDVAYRFLKESPWERLLKLREQIPNVLFQMLLRGANAVGYKNYPDNVIREFVATSAQAGIDVFRIFDSLNWIKGMEVAIDEARASGKIAEAAICYTGDILDDSRAKYTVGYYKEMAKELEAAGAHILAIKDMAGLLKPEAAYRLISELKETIELPIHLHTHDTSGNGIFMYARAIEAGVDIVDTALGAMAGLTSQPSASSLYYALQGGERQVRADVKSLEDLSYYWEDVRKYYQHFESGMMSPHSEIYVHEMPGGQYSNLQQQAKAVGLGERWDEVKDMYSRVNLLFGDVVKVTPSSKVVGDMALFMVQNDLDEESVLLRGKSIDFPESVIEFFEGYIGQPYGGFPKELQEVVLKGREPITVRPGELLEEEDFDKIRAELNEKLERPVTSHEMLAHALYPKVFEEYCATHQMFGDVSVLSTPEFLYGMRLGEEIEVEIEKGKTLIIKLVSIGEPQSDGTRVIYFELNGQPREVIIEDMSIESDTVKKQKADPQNESHIAATMPGTVLKVAVSKGTKVRRGEHMLITEAMKMETTIQAPFDGVVKDIHVSAGESIATGDLLIELDHS encoded by the coding sequence ATGGAAAAGATTGAAAAGATTCTTGTAGCCAACCGGGGAGAAATTGCAATCCGCATATTTCGGGCTTGTACGGAATTGAACATTCCGACGGTCGGCATCTATTCGACGGAAGATAGTGGGTCATTTCATCGATACAAGGCAGACGAGTCCTACCTTGTGGGGAAAGGGAAAAAACCGATCGATGCCTATTTGGACATCGAAGGGATCATCGCAATCGCGAAGGATTCCGGGGCGAATGCAGTCCATCCGGGTTATGGCTTCTTAGCGGAGAATGAGGAGTTTGCACGACGCTTGGAGGAGGAAGGAATCATTTTCATCGGTCCGACTTCAAAGCATCTGGACATGTTCGGGGACAAAGTCAAAGCACGGGAACAGGCAATTCAAGCAGGGATTCCCGTCATTCCGGGGAGTGATGGCCCTGTAACGTCAGTGGGGGATGTTTCACAATTCGGGGAGGAGCATGGCTACCCGATCATCATCAAAGCTTCGCTCGGTGGCGGAGGCCGCGGGATGCGGATCGTCCAGTCCGCCGATGAAGTGTTCGAGGCGTATGAACGCGCCAGATCGGAAGCGAAGTCCGCATTCGGTTCGGATGAGGTATATGTGGAAAAGTTCATCAAGAAGCCGAAGCATATCGAAGTCCAAATTTTGGGTGATTCGTTCGGCAACGTTGTCCATCTGTATGAACGGGACTGTTCGATCCAGCGCCGCCATCAGAAAGTAGTCGAAGTGGCGCCGTCGATTTCGTTGGACGATGGATTGCGTAGCCAAATTTGTGATGCAGCTGTGAAACTAATGAAGAACGTCAATTATATGAATGCGGGAACGGTCGAGTTCCTTGTTGCGGACGGAAATTTCTATTTCATCGAAGTCAATCCGCGGATCCAGGTGGAACATACCATTACGGAAATGGTGACGGGAATTGATATCGTTCACGCTCAGATTCATATTGCTGATGGACAGAACCTCCATGAAGGACCATCCGCGATTCCAGTACAGGCCCAGATTCCGCTATTCGGCTACGCCATCCAATCGCGGGTGACGACGGAAGATCCCTTGAATGATTTCATGCCGGATACCGGGAAATTGATGGTGTATCGCTCCGGCGGCGGTTTTGGAGTTCGTCTCGATGCCGGAAACGGGTTCCAAGGGGCTGTCATCACGCCGCATTATGATTCCTTACTCGTGAAGGTGTCGACTTGGGGCATGACATTCCGTGAAGCGGCCGGCAAAATGGATCGTAATTTGCAGGAATTCCGGATCCGTGGAATCAAAACGAATATTCCGTTCCTTGAAAACGTCGTCAAACATGAAAAATTCTTAACCGGGGACTATGATACCGGTTTCATCGATTCCACGCCGGAACTATTTTTATTTCCTCATCGGAAAGATCGCGGGACGAAAATGCTCAACTATATCGGTAACGTCACCATCAACGGATTTCCGGGAATCGGAAAACAGTCGAAACCGCTATTCCATCCAGCCAGGAAGCCGAAAGTCGATCTGATTACGCCTGCACCGGCAGGAACGAAGCAGATCTTGGACGAACAGGGTGCTGAAGGACTCGTCCGGTGGATCAAGAATCAGGAGGATGTTCTGCTGACGGATACGACATTCCGGGATGCGCACCAATCCTTACTTGCCACACGTGTCCGGACTGCTGATATTACGTCGATTGCATCCGAGTCGGCCCGCCTGATGCCAGACCTGTTCTCCTATGAAATGTGGGGAGGGGCCACCTTCGATGTCGCATACCGTTTCTTGAAAGAAAGCCCGTGGGAACGGTTATTGAAGCTGCGGGAACAAATTCCGAATGTATTGTTCCAGATGCTGCTTCGGGGAGCGAACGCAGTAGGCTATAAAAACTATCCGGATAACGTCATCCGCGAGTTCGTGGCCACATCGGCGCAAGCGGGAATCGACGTGTTCCGCATCTTCGACAGCCTGAACTGGATCAAAGGAATGGAAGTCGCCATTGATGAGGCACGTGCCTCGGGTAAAATTGCCGAAGCGGCCATCTGCTATACTGGTGATATTTTGGATGATTCGCGTGCGAAGTATACAGTCGGGTACTATAAAGAGATGGCGAAGGAATTGGAAGCAGCGGGTGCTCATATTCTAGCTATCAAAGATATGGCAGGATTGCTGAAACCGGAAGCGGCCTATCGTTTGATTTCTGAATTAAAAGAAACGATCGAGTTGCCGATCCATTTGCATACCCATGATACGAGCGGTAACGGTATTTTCATGTACGCACGAGCCATCGAAGCGGGAGTCGACATCGTCGATACAGCGCTTGGCGCCATGGCGGGGCTCACATCCCAACCGTCCGCCAGTTCCCTCTACTACGCTTTGCAAGGCGGGGAGCGCCAAGTCCGGGCTGATGTCAAGTCGTTGGAAGATTTGTCGTACTACTGGGAAGATGTCCGGAAATATTATCAGCATTTCGAAAGCGGCATGATGAGCCCTCATTCGGAAATCTATGTCCATGAAATGCCAGGCGGCCAGTACTCCAATCTTCAACAACAGGCGAAGGCGGTCGGATTGGGCGAACGCTGGGATGAAGTGAAAGATATGTATTCTCGTGTCAACTTGTTGTTCGGGGATGTCGTCAAAGTGACTCCATCCTCCAAGGTCGTCGGGGACATGGCATTGTTCATGGTGCAAAATGATCTGGATGAAGAATCTGTTTTGCTGCGCGGAAAGTCGATCGATTTCCCGGAATCGGTCATCGAGTTTTTTGAAGGGTATATCGGGCAGCCGTACGGCGGATTTCCGAAGGAGCTTCAAGAAGTCGTCTTGAAAGGCAGGGAACCGATCACGGTGCGCCCGGGCGAATTGCTCGAAGAAGAAGACTTCGACAAGATTCGTGCTGAATTGAATGAAAAACTGGAGCGCCCGGTGACGAGCCACGAAATGCTGGCGCACGCGCTTTATCCGAAAGTGTTCGAGGAATATTGCGCAACGCATCAAATGTTCGGAGATGTCTCCGTCTTGAGTACGCCGGAATTCTTGTATGGGATGCGGCTGGGTGAGGAAATCGAAGTGGAGATCGAGAAGGGCAAAACGCTCATCATCAAACTGGTTTCCATCGGTGAGCCGCAATCCGATGGAACTCGTGTCATTTACTTCGAACTGAATGGACAACCGCGCGAAGTCATCATCGAAGATATGAGCATCGAATCCGATACGGTGAAAAAACAGAAAGCCGATCCTCAAAACGAATCGCATATCGCAGCCACGATGCCAGGAACTGTCCTGAAGGTCGCGGTTTCCAAAGGAACGAAAGTGAGGCGGGGCGAGCATATGTTGATCACGGAAGCGATGAAGATGGAAACGACCATCCAAGCACCTTTCGATGGAGTTGTGAAAGACATTCATGTCAGTGCCGGGGAATCGATTGCAACCGGTGACTTGCTCATCGAACTGGATCATTCGTAA